Below is a window of Impatiens glandulifera chromosome 2, dImpGla2.1, whole genome shotgun sequence DNA.
aataagatGTTTAGTCAAatctattgtatttttaaacataaaatattatagtttaatggtttaagataaaaatttaaaattttatttggttatagGTTCAAATCTTaccaaaaatcaatttttatcaactttttaaattaGACCTAGGGTAACAAAAGAATACATTTGTTTCTACCGGTGACTAGGACAACATAAAACTCGGGATTGGCCCTATACCTGACAGActggaatttactaaagaaagcAGAATATAAGGAGATAGTTAAATGGTTAGTTGATGGAATGAATGAGCTGATGATGACTCCTATTTCAATTTGACGAAATACACTTTGGTCTATTTCTAATTCAATAACATAATAAATGATGGTCTATTTCTATTTTACTTGTTACATGTGTGTTTGTTTGTCTTcagtttatttgtttatttgttataattaagtTGGGCAAATAACGTTCCTTGCATACCGTATTCACCTGGAACCGCCACGATcaacaaattttgtttttcaaaatccaaTGGATCATCAATTACTGATAATAAGGATGATGATACCCTAAAAGTGATGGCGGTTGCGTAGAAGTAATCCGATTATACTGTTATCGATGTCGATCTATACGATTCTAAGTTCGGAGTAGAGCGGCTAAGAGATTTCACTTACGATAACTATCTAGATTGATAATCTAATTTGTAATTCTTCTCTAATTTTGAGATTAAAACTATAGCATTGTTGAGACGTGAGAACACTAACTAAAAAATGTAGTGTAATTAGAAATCTTAGAATGGGTAGTGGAACATCATTATCTATGTTCTCTGTTTTTCAAGATATTAGGatcattgataatatatatttttcatgttgATCTCTTACATGTTCACGCGGATAAGAGCACTTTTCATCTATTTGATAAATTCAATCTGAAGTATAATTCTTGTGGTCATTGTGGTCAAAGTATGCTTAGGAAGATCTTTCTTAAACAAGACAATCTTATATAGGATGAGTCCTTCATGTTTTTCTTTATCAACATTTTTCTCCTtggatatataaatatattttgcatGTGTTGCTGATGTTCTTGAAATGGAGCAGTTCTGCCCTTATTAACAAGTAATTCCCCACAAAACTTCATAATTTTGGAGCAAATCAAATCTAGGTTGTATGTTGCTTATCATACCTTTGGTAATTTTGTCAAATACAAAAATGTGTGATCTTGttcaatgtttatttttttttatgaaataattaatggCGTGGAATTAATGGCCTTGGTCATGAATACTAATTTGCTcccaatttaaaatttgtatggACAATTTTGCATTTTAAATAGTTCAAATGCAAATACACTACAATTAAAGAAGTACACTTTGTTATGCAGTTCTAATcttattgtttaaattattgaatgatGTAATATGTTACTTTAGATAGCAACATGCTAATATGCTGATGCTGATGCTGATGCTGTGATTGCAACTCTCAACTTTTAATTAGAGTCAATATTGCACTATTTTCCTAGTAAATTTACTATTTGAATCATATTCTTAAATAGGTCAATTCATGTATTTGAATTGTCATATCTAGTTTTGTCTCTCATTAAGTAAATTTTTCAGTCACTTATGTTTTCTATCTTAACGGATTATCTTCCATCTTCTCAACATCATCAAGACATTTCCTTGCTGAATTgacaaaataagttttttcagacctttctgcaaacaaatatcatgtatttttcatgtattttttcttgaaatatGAACATAAGGCTTACTTGAGTAATATTTTGTATCATATTCTTCTAATCGGTTGAACGATCTATGGTTCAATTTAAGAGTTCTTTGATAATCTGTTCCTAATTCTGATAGTTTATTTTGTTtcgattcatattttttttttcaatttgacaAAATACACTTTGGTATATTTCTAATTCAATAACATAATAACAATGTGGTTTGAACAAAAATTTTTAGACGGTAGAGATTGAAAAGAAACTGACCAAGAGGCAATATTGTGCTAGTGTTTGGATTTTGAATTTGAACAATTAGAACAATTTACTGaaattgaatgatgtaagtTTAACTTGGTTCGGTGATGCTCTCTCTTTTATTGcattgacatgatttttttttaccacACTCTATTGAATGATTGTaacttgatgtatttatttagttattttttttattatacaacgATTGacatctttatatttttttatgttaaataggATTATTCTCAAATAATGAATGTGAATCAAATAAGAGACGTAAATATATTGGATATTGCTGCCATGGAGAAGAGCCGTTTGTTGgtccatacatgtataataattttatttatctttttaatgtgtttattatatataattgtttgaataacactatacaatatattttaattgtatgatatttttgaaatcttCGTTCATTATAAATGATCACTTATAAGTTTATCTAAGTTTTCTTTTCATTATACTTaaatttctattattatatttctattttagatgcatgatatgtttttatgcattatatatttatttttatatgtatatataatttttattttatttttatgcataatagattttaaaaattaaaatttaaataattcatgtttagtttagaaataaataaacttatattatccttaattttagtttaactttgtaaatgttaaaaatattaatagaatttgtattagatttattaaatcttattttacattttttttatttaatcatatataatttaaattttaaatacatcaaatttaaatcaaaaatattactttatttaattttatttttaacataataataattattttttatataaatttattttttcattatatttaacttttgtattaaacatatttttattaaatttaaatttgcatttaacaaattttacattaattaatttttattttatagttatatatttcttaagaatatatatatttttttttaaatattctcgAACACATAACCTTAGAGAGGTAAGTATCTTGTTGACTAGAAGAGAAGATCTCTTAGACCTTGTAACCCTTGTTATTACTAGTTATTTAACCTAaactaattaaacattatttcaaaattcattaatcaaaatattaatttattatttatttttaaatattattttattattatatattaatacattttaagttttatttgactaaaaaaatatttattttctaaaaatctttgCAGTTTTCTCTGACCAAGTTAATAAAAACAAGATCCAAACAAAGCCTTAGTTTATagatattaaaaatgtttttttaacttgttttttttaattatctattcCATCTTAAATTACTATTATAATAATCATCAAAACAActtaatttatcataaaatgaCATATaggtaattaaaaaaaatcatattttttctaaatagtttttttttaaataaaatcctatataaaaaacttaaaatcaaaccagtattaatttagtttagttacattagattctctcttatcaatttaatttttatatatttatcctatatttattaattttctccttaaactttatataatttaataatgtttctatcaataaatatatactaacataTCGGGAAGCATCTCGTGTCTAATTATcctaaaaagttattaaattaaaaaaaaaaaaaagttagaaatGTGAAATTAGTTATGTGAATTATAGTAGCGTCTGGTAAGATATAGAGTTTTACATAACGTGTAACATATTAATTACTATTAGCGTTGAATGAGCCGGCTCCATTGATCAGGATGAGGAGGAATCTGACAAGCTtctcaatttattattaataccCAGATCCCATTTCACTGTCAGTCAGTCCTTGATCctcattttcttatatttttccCTACCAATTTCTGACCAATTCACGTCCATTTGTTTGCGGATCTCGCTCCAGGATTGCATCGAATCATAAACACtggattttattaatttatgtctAGTAGATCTTGTTTGTTTATCTTCCTTCTGAATTCCTCGTGACccattgattgattgattgattgattgatcatCCGATCCGATCAAGGTTTTGTTTGATCTTAGAATCGGTATATCCGATCAAGTTGCTGCCTTTGAACATGAGACTTCCGATGGTGGACTGTCGAAGCTTGATTGAGTTCTGCAGGACTTTTGAAGAGCATCAGAAATTATCCGATTCTGTTCAGTCAAAAGGAAGACGAATTCGCTGTCGTGGAGTTTCAGGCAACAGGAAGAAACACGGCAATTTGAACCATCATCCATTCTCTTTCTGCCATCATTCATCCGTCGCTGCAATGGATGTCTTCATGCTGTTTCTAGTTCTGGGTGCGTTGGGTCTTCTAACGTTTCCTTCTCTCAGATTAGTCCTTCACGAATCATCACAGTTTTTCACTGCTCTTTTCTCTATCATCTGGGATGGCTTGAAAGACGCACCTTTGGCATATCTGTTTGGGTTCAGTGCAGGAATTGTGCTGGTGATTCTCACCATTGCAGTGTGGGAGTTGTTAGATACTCAATCAAGGAAGTGCAGGAGGAATCCTTATTGCAAAGGGCTTAGGAGGGCAATTGAATATGATATCCAGCTAGAATCGGAAGAGTGTGTGAGATACTTGCCCCCAACACCAACGGCTGCTTATGGAATGCCATCGCTCGAACTGGGGAGGGACCACAAGGAATTGGAGGCTGAGCTGAAAAAGATGGCGCCGGTTAATGGAAGAACAGTCCTCATATTTCGAGCACCTTGTGGTTGCTCTGTTGGAAGAATGGAAGTTTGGGGAGCGAAGAAAGTCCGTGGAATGAAGAAATAAAACTCTTTTAATTTCCTTAAATGTCTTATTATTAACCTCATTACTGATCAgtattattagatatatattagtTCAGAGGACTTCTCTTGACTCTATGAATAAAGTTTGGTCATTCGAATTCgctttcatcatcatcatcatcaactgCATAATGATAACTTAGCTGTCTCTGGTTTCTTCTGTGTTGAGAAATTGCCCATTGCTTCTTCCAATTCTTAGAGTTAAATCATCAGAAGCATCTCGTGCAAGGAGGAGCCAATTGTTCCTTGAATCAATCGcattctcctcttcttcttcaagtgaATCAATCACATTTGTTGCTGAACCATTTGTTGCATTTAGGCTGTTTTGTGTTTTTCCAGGATTtacaagaagagaagaagagcTCACTATGCTTGGACCTGCTGGTATGTATGCCTGCAATTTGTTTTTCATAATAGTTAATTGTGCTATGACCAAGTTATTCTCTTTTGTCTAAACCTATTATTGAAAGACAGATTATTGTATACCTCATTCTGTGCATGAAATCCGTAATACATGCTTGGTGCTTTCGGGAACTTCAAACTTGTAGATAATGTAAATCAAATGTTGGTCATCATGGTAAATGATAATTATGGTATTACccaaaacatgtaaataaaacAGAAATGTTTCTTTTTGCTTGCAATTACTTTTCTCTTACTTGTTTTTCTGGTAAGGAATATTCAGATGGCTTCTACTTTCATGATTGATTTCAAGCATCCTATCTTCTGTTAATGCAAATACCAGCAAAGAGAAGCCTTAATGAACTTAATTGAATAGATCTATATATAGAGAAGGTTATTAGTACCTGTCCTGTAGATCATTGTGTTTGATTGTCCGAACTTACTGAGTCTGTACTTCTGTGGGCAGGTAAATAAAAGGatcagttttgaattttgatGTTTAAGAACTCCAAGAACATACCTGGAGATGACTTTTTAGATGGCTTAAACCAATGCCTGGGACGCCCATTTGGTTCATGATACTCTTTGGAGTAGCTTCTGcgttttttttaaactcttaactAATTAGTTACCatgatttattttctttaataaaaatactgcTTTACTTACTATAGGGTCCTCCAAGGTGATTAACTGCTTCAACAAAATGCTCGTGCAGTTCGGTTGTCCATCTGAGCCTTGTTCTGTGTTTGGTCTCTTGGTAGTGTCTTCTTTCCTTGATTCTATGCACTTCCATTGGGAGGTTTTCCATCTTGAAGTTATGTTGTTATTGCTGAAGAAACAGTGGGAATTTAAAAGCTTTTGTTTTGCTCCTTTTTCTGCATGACCCTCTTTTGTAAGTGAGGATAGATAGATTCTGTTGGCAATTTTATTCCTCTTTAGGTGACTGTGGTCCTAGAATTTTTTGCAACTTTTCATTGACTGTCTTAGATACAGGATATAAATAATCTTTCTTTCGTCGAAAACAATGAATTATCCAGAAAGCTACTAGATATGCTTCTGTACTTCAGTTAAGTTGATTGAATTCTCCATTCCGTAATAGTCTCTAAAAATGGTGGAAAATGAACCGGTTACTTAAGTGGTATTGTGTCTAATATAGAAACCAAGTATAGGTTGCTAATGGTAATGGATAATAGATTCTTGCATGACCTTTGAAAATTTTATCCCTTCAAAAGGGATTCCCTTTTTTATTCTAAATGGAATTGTCTTCCCCAGTTGGGAGggacaatttttatttatcccataagaagaaaaagaaaaaagcaAGTTGATTGAATTTGGGCAATTGTTTGTTCATGTGAAAAGAGATTTATATTCCTTGAGAAAATTGAAAAGAGATTCATATTCTTAAATCTTTATACTCAATCCCACTGTATGATTGGATTGGAATAACTTAGGGGACCCCTTAGAGCCTTCTTCTTTGATTCCTGCCTTTAAAAGGAATTTTGCTATGCTGTCTTCTTTTACAATTAAGCCTTCTAGATCTATAAACTCAAGTCGATCTTGATTGAAgtataattttcattttcagtACCTTTTCTTCTTCTATATCGTAGTATAATGAGATATTGTTTGCTCGACTCACTCTTGCATCACATTGACAATAGATTTTGAATAAGAtcttactaatttaataaaaaattaaatgttacgAGTTAAATTCTATTTTATAGATTCTCATTTTAAACATAATTGTGGTATGGGACAAGATCTTGATGGTGACTTGCTTTTGTAAAGCTTGCTTTATGAATCTGATTAGAAAAAAAAGATGTTAGATCTTGTTTGCttgtgaaataatttaatttaatctgtTATCCTAAAATATGCTATTaagttgtttatataattaatttttatttagtatttaatcaatgttttaacatcatcaaatttcttaaaaaaatcacaatctATAGCATCAGGAAATATAATATCTGTCCACTTCCtctatttatttacttatattaattaatgtcaaTTGATATTCTCTTAagaataaattttgtttaaaaaaatgtagttataattatttaaaattggaaTTACAACTggacaatataattaaatttattaaataaaatagtataaatgatttaattctttattaaaaatccactttttatgttttttattattccaCCCTatcgttttattttttttatttttgaattaaaggaGAATTAATTTGACACTCTACAAACATCGTCCtccacttaaactcaaaaccCTCATAAATGAAATCgtaattttttatctcttaaacGACTCTTACCCGTGACTATCTTGGTGGATAccaaatcacttaatttatttattaaaataatttaatttgtttacataaaaataatttataataatttaattaattaaaattcaaataatttatttattaaaaaaatcaataaatttttataataagttatagattcatttaaaaaataaaacagtaaCAAGTTACggacatatttataaaatctcaaAAGGACAAAAgcaacattaatttatttattttaataacactTTTGAGAGACATGCCTAGAAAATAGATTTGTttagtaataatattatatcaaataaataatatatattattaatttgagaGCACCCCACATACCCATTTCAATGCAAGAGAatgatatatgttttttttttctttgatcaAGATTTGTATCACTTAATCACAAATGAATCAAAActccattttaaaattatatatagtattttttttatttccaacATCTCCTTTAtcttttgtataaattttgcattaaaacaattatattatatgaataaaaaataattacaatagcAAATGGGAGTGTAACTAATTATATTTGCTGACAAAaatggaaaagaaaaataagttgACGAGTATGCCATATACGACGTCGCTTAATAACTGGATCCTCTGAACGAGTTGCCGTTCTCTTTCAGTCTCTACGATCCATCTCGCCGCATTCGTCAGCGGAGGAAGAATCGAAATTTTGTAAGGGTTTATGACCGATTTGAGCTTTGAATCAACCGCAATATTGGCTTTAATCTAATTCCTTAACAAGTATGAAGCCAAGGATTGGTGCATTTTTCCTCTACGTAATCTTCCTCATTGCGAGCATTGACAGATCGATATCCAGTTCTTCGAATTCAGACTTCTTTGGGATTGCTCCGGAAGGTATTTTGTTCTTTTCTATATGAATTATCCAAAAGTATCTACGTTTTTATACTGAAGTGTCAACGTATCTTACTGAGTAAACAATTAGGAAATGGTCTCTGATTTTAGATTTTTGTATGCGATCTTATTGGATAATGGGTACCTATGACAGATGAGAACTATTTCAAACCATTATTATCATCCGGATCAATCAAATGCAAGGATGGATTCAAGAAGTTCACCAAATCTGAGCTGAATGACGATTTTTGTGATTGCCCTGATGGCACTGATGAGCCAGGTTCCTTCTTTCTCTCACTTTGTTGTATATGTGCATAACTTGTGTGTGTATTTGCCAATCTCGACCAATGGATTCTTATTAATCTGAGAAAACAATTATTTTGCCTTGCAGGTACATCGGCATGTCCCAAGGGAAAATTTTACTGCCGTAATGTAGGACATATTCCTCTTACTTTATTCTCTTCAAGAGTTAACGATGGTATTTGTGGTAAGGATCTTCTCTAATTGCACCTGTTTCAGTCaatttacatattaatattCAGCATCTCAAGGGGGTTAGGATTATGCTCTTGGAAAACTGAATTCTTTGAAGATAGATTGGTTAATCTAGTTTATCATGCAAATGGCACTGAGATTGGTTGATTGGAAATATGCAAGTCACTTGTTACTTAATCATCTGATAGTTCTCTCATTTGATAATGTGAAGTAGGAATTGCATGCAAAACTTattgaaataaagtatttttctgGTTTGTTGATGGTGATTTTCTGTTTACCTGGGCATTTACTGACTCACATacttttttcttctctttccaaTCTATGAAGAACACATGTTCACTTAGAAAATTTGTGTAATGAGAAAGCATAGTATgattacattttgaaaaaaaaaaagaaatagtttTGTGATTCTCTCACTTATCACAAGCTCAATGCACTACATAAGTATGACCCTTTCTGCTTATTTTTGTTCTGATTTTTACTCATTCCTATGAACATATTGCTGTGACGGGAGTGATGAATACGATGGTCGAGTGAAGTGCTCCGACACTTGTTGGGAAGCTGGAAAAATTGCACGAGataaattgaagaagaagattgcAATATACAAGGAAGGATTAACCTTGCGCAAGCAGGAAGTTGAACAAGCAAGATTGGCTTTAGCCAAAGATGAGGCTGAGTTGTCAAAACtgaaaaatgaagagaagacaCTTAAAGCTCTTGTTGACCAGCTTAAGGGTATGTTTATTGCCTTAACTTCTTAATGTCTTGTAGTCTTTTTTGCTTCCATAACTTGTTGCTAATAGTAGAAGTACAAACTCCCAAAAGTTGAATGGGTTTCCTTTTCTTTGTTAATACATGGGACTCCACAGTCCACCCCATGTAATTTAGATTAAGGTTAGTTTCAATAGACTTGAACTTTGTTAAACACATTGATATCAACTCACTGAGAGGTTTTCTTATGTGTAGTTGAATAAAGACAACTGAATGTAGTACTTCCCCGATAACCTGTCCAATGGGCACAAAATGGACTGTAACTTTTGTATTTCATTAATTTCCCAATTGGTCTTCTAAGAAATAACAGTGATGCTTTTAGGCAGATGATGCTATCAATGGGTGATTGTAGCCcaagatatatttatttgtttcccAGTAGATGGTCCCAGCTTAAAAACAAAGAAGAAGTCTAATTTATTGCGTTGCTTATTAACTGCTTCACCAGAGCACAAGGAACAGATAGAAAAAGAAGAGGAGAAGGAACGGTTACAAAGAgaaaaggaagagaaagaaaagagagaggCTGAGGAAGCTCTAAAGAATACGACTGGATCCGGGGAGGAACCTGAAACAGAATCCAAGACTGTCGAAGATGCTGATCTTGACACAATTGGGCTGGTAGAGGACCCTCCCATGGATGAGGTtagattttccttttctttttagGATGCACATGGAAAACTCCATCTCACATTCATAATTAATGATCAGGTAAATATATTGTATATGCGTGTTACATAATAATGCCCATATCTCAGTACTTACTGTATAATGGTACTGATCTACTAAACAAACAAAAAGCCAGGAAATTCCTTGACTTACAGTcttgtttgaaatttgaatagGTGAAGTAATTTCTAGACTTTCTCTTTCCCCATGGCTGCTGCTGCCTCATATCGTGAAAATCAAAACCATGTGCTATTTCTAAAATTTCTTTCTATTCTAAAATCTCTTGGAGCTTTTCTGAcgtagggttatttgaaaaaaaaattgttcgatgaaaaaatggattatttggattaaatgactaaaatatccttgttgtttaatatatattttttttgaaaggaCCCTTGTTtagtatttaaaaatgttttcaaaaataaattaagggtATGTTTTTGTAGTTGATGGGATAAGGCCCATAAGGGGTTATTAATAACCCTTCATGGAATTGATTTTAGTACCTTCTTTAGCTAATGAAgtataattcaattaaatgtGGGCTCTGCTTAAAACTCTATTGCTGTAGTCATGTCATTCAACAAGTGTTTGTTGATTCAAGGTTAATTCAGAGGAGCTTGTACTATTTCCATAACTGAATACATCTACCAACTTACGTAGGGCAGTATTCCTTTTATTGTGGGAATTGTTTCAATCTAGTTCTTACATTTCAATACCTTCTGGCAGGAAATGACAAAAGACGATCATGACTCCATAGGTAAAGACCATACTGAAATTGAAGGTTCTCTAGTAACTGAAGAACAAGATGTAAGGGCATAAAACATTATTCTTCTAAACCAAGGTCATAAAATCTTGGAAGTTGGACCTTTTATTCTATATCTAAATATTGTCTCATTATCCCATAATAT
It encodes the following:
- the LOC124925605 gene encoding uncharacterized protein At5g19025-like, giving the protein MRLPMVDCRSLIEFCRTFEEHQKLSDSVQSKGRRIRCRGVSGNRKKHGNLNHHPFSFCHHSSVAAMDVFMLFLVLGALGLLTFPSLRLVLHESSQFFTALFSIIWDGLKDAPLAYLFGFSAGIVLVILTIAVWELLDTQSRKCRRNPYCKGLRRAIEYDIQLESEECVRYLPPTPTAAYGMPSLELGRDHKELEAELKKMAPVNGRTVLIFRAPCGCSVGRMEVWGAKKVRGMKK
- the LOC124925606 gene encoding transcription factor HHO5-like — protein: MENLPMEVHRIKERRHYQETKHRTRLRWTTELHEHFVEAVNHLGGPYKATPKSIMNQMGVPGIGLSHLKSHLQKYRLSKFGQSNTMIYRTEDRMLEINHESRSHLNIPYQKNNLKFPKAPSMYYGFHAQNEAYIPAGPSIVSSSSLLVNPGKTQNSLNATNGSATNVIDSLEEEEENAIDSRNNWLLLARDASDDLTLRIGRSNGQFLNTEETRDS